The following coding sequences lie in one Candidatus Eremiobacterota bacterium genomic window:
- a CDS encoding 3-keto-5-aminohexanoate cleavage protein produces MDPLVITCAPVGAELRPDQTPYLPYTPQLLGETAKAVREAGASIIHVHCRNDDGTNTHSVERFREAYDSIRAQSDLVVQFSSGGAIGMTPEERAAPLALRPEMATLTCGSVNFGDDIFENSFPIMRGILKKMNEYGVRPELEIFDKGHISNARKLARERLLSLPQHVDLVLGVPGGLDATVQNLADLVDALPAGCTWSVAGIGRQQLPMAMAAIAMGGHVRVGLEDNIYYSRGRLARNEELVARVARIAGEAGRPVATPNQARKVLGLEPLAAGREPA; encoded by the coding sequence ATGGATCCGCTCGTGATCACGTGCGCGCCGGTGGGCGCCGAGTTGCGTCCCGATCAGACGCCATATCTACCGTACACACCGCAACTGCTGGGCGAAACGGCGAAGGCGGTGCGCGAGGCCGGAGCGTCGATCATTCACGTCCACTGCCGCAACGACGACGGCACGAATACCCACAGCGTGGAACGGTTTCGGGAAGCCTACGATTCAATTCGCGCGCAGAGTGACCTCGTGGTGCAGTTCTCATCCGGCGGGGCGATCGGAATGACTCCGGAAGAACGGGCAGCGCCCCTCGCGCTTCGGCCCGAGATGGCGACCTTGACGTGCGGCAGCGTGAATTTCGGCGACGACATCTTTGAAAACAGCTTTCCAATCATGCGCGGCATACTTAAAAAGATGAACGAGTACGGCGTTCGTCCCGAGCTTGAAATTTTCGATAAGGGGCACATTAGCAACGCGCGCAAGCTCGCGCGCGAGCGGCTGCTCTCACTGCCGCAACACGTCGACCTCGTGCTCGGAGTTCCGGGTGGCCTCGACGCGACGGTGCAAAATCTCGCCGACCTGGTCGATGCCTTGCCGGCCGGATGCACGTGGTCGGTTGCCGGAATTGGCCGTCAGCAGCTGCCGATGGCGATGGCCGCCATCGCCATGGGCGGCCACGTCCGGGTAGGATTGGAAGACAATATTTACTACAGTCGCGGGCGCTTGGCGCGTAACGAAGAGCTCGTCGCACGCGTCGCGCGCATCGCGGGCGAGGCCGGCCGGCCGGTCGCTACACCGAACCAAGCGAGAAAAGTCCTAGGCCTGGAGCCGCTGGCGGCGGGGAGAGAGCCCGCTTAA